The proteins below are encoded in one region of Arenibacter algicola:
- a CDS encoding glycosyltransferase has translation MLNNIIKTTIILPSLRAGGAERVMSFVADNLDRDKFDVTLLVIGSSLDQSYSIRNISLVFLNKKRVLTSIPKLIQYLFQHNPQIVLSSIGHLNLVMGLISFLSPKTTFIGRHTNMDNIDGGLKNSVLKYITKIGLGKLDYIICQSTDMLQKCKDQYKIKAEKLKIINNPITDNFTLSKSKINLKAKGSISFITVGRLVKVKGHVRILEVLADLNLPFNYTIIGVGPEKSAIIDKVTSLNISNRVEFIDYTDEVAKYLADSDIFLQGSFTEGFPNALLESCAVGTPVIAYDAPGGTKEIIENGVNGFIVQNEREFLNKINYLVSSPLDPQTINKSVFKKFSKEEILLKYEQLFLNIIK, from the coding sequence ATGTTAAACAATATAATTAAAACTACCATTATCTTGCCATCTTTAAGGGCGGGTGGTGCCGAACGGGTCATGTCTTTTGTGGCGGACAACTTGGATAGAGATAAATTTGATGTTACTTTATTGGTTATTGGATCCTCTTTGGATCAGTCCTATTCCATTCGAAATATTAGCCTAGTATTTTTAAATAAAAAAAGAGTCTTAACATCAATCCCCAAATTAATACAATATCTTTTTCAGCATAACCCACAAATTGTTCTTAGCTCAATAGGTCATTTAAATCTTGTAATGGGCTTAATTTCATTCTTATCCCCTAAAACAACATTTATTGGCAGACATACTAATATGGACAACATAGATGGAGGCTTAAAGAATTCCGTGCTTAAATACATAACAAAAATAGGCCTTGGTAAATTAGATTATATCATTTGTCAGTCCACGGACATGTTACAAAAATGTAAAGACCAATACAAAATCAAAGCCGAAAAACTAAAAATTATAAATAATCCAATTACCGATAACTTTACCCTTTCTAAATCTAAAATTAATCTGAAAGCTAAAGGTAGTATTAGTTTCATAACTGTTGGCCGCCTTGTGAAAGTAAAAGGGCATGTCAGGATTTTAGAGGTGTTAGCCGACTTAAACCTCCCTTTTAATTATACTATAATAGGTGTTGGTCCAGAAAAGTCTGCCATTATAGATAAAGTTACTTCATTAAATATTAGCAACCGTGTAGAATTCATTGACTATACGGACGAAGTAGCTAAATATCTTGCGGATAGCGATATCTTCTTGCAAGGTTCCTTTACTGAAGGATTCCCCAATGCTTTATTGGAAAGTTGTGCTGTTGGCACTCCAGTAATAGCCTATGATGCACCAGGAGGGACCAAGGAAATAATTGAAAATGGGGTAAATGGTTTTATTGTTCAAAATGAACGTGAGTTTTTAAACAAAATAAATTACTTAGTTTCAAGCCCATTAGATCCACAGACCATAAACAAATCTGTTTTCAAAAAATTTAGTAAAGAAGAAATATTATTAAAATACGAACAGTTATTCCTAAATATAATAAAATGA
- a CDS encoding glycosyltransferase: MKNSIDWLIVVPNDRLGGGAEQLLMNLADYLSNSGENCAIYFLNSERLDGWKYLDNRCKLIYSPFPSYFLGYIALFFFIIKFSLKNSIKHTLSSQTLINAMLGLMKRIGFLRKSKVIVRESNSIFHLLTGLKLLRYKIAYQIGYSKVDLLICQTEFMKNQLIEEIPWMKKKLKVFVQKNPINLDLVKANALKKIKFDEQSQFIVAAGRLVPAKGFDVLIHSFNEIKDKFPKLELWILGEGAEHESLQAIINDLNLGNRAKLTGFSKNPFPYFKKARMCVLSSRIEGFPNVLLQMMTLNTNIVSTLSAGGIEEIQGIYTCETENVTALANAMAKCLDSNNSDNRIQFDEFLEKRTIHSFMNAILKEIE, from the coding sequence ATGAAAAATAGTATTGATTGGTTGATTGTAGTGCCCAATGACCGACTTGGCGGAGGCGCCGAACAACTATTAATGAATCTTGCAGACTATTTAAGCAATTCTGGTGAAAACTGCGCCATTTACTTCCTAAACTCAGAAAGATTGGACGGGTGGAAATATCTTGATAATAGATGTAAATTAATCTACTCCCCTTTTCCGAGTTACTTTCTGGGATATATTGCGCTATTTTTTTTTATAATCAAATTCTCACTAAAAAACTCCATTAAACACACACTCTCTTCCCAAACACTCATCAACGCAATGCTAGGGTTAATGAAACGTATTGGTTTTTTGAGAAAATCGAAGGTGATAGTAAGGGAATCTAATTCTATCTTTCATTTATTGACAGGCCTAAAGCTGCTGAGATACAAAATAGCTTATCAAATAGGGTATTCCAAAGTGGATCTACTTATTTGTCAAACGGAGTTCATGAAAAATCAATTAATAGAGGAAATACCTTGGATGAAAAAGAAGCTTAAGGTCTTTGTACAAAAAAATCCAATAAACCTTGATCTAGTTAAGGCCAATGCCCTCAAAAAAATCAAATTTGATGAACAGTCCCAATTCATAGTTGCTGCTGGTAGGTTGGTGCCTGCCAAAGGGTTTGATGTATTGATTCATTCATTCAATGAAATTAAGGACAAGTTTCCTAAATTGGAATTATGGATACTTGGAGAAGGAGCTGAGCATGAATCCTTACAAGCCATAATCAACGATCTTAATTTAGGGAATAGGGCTAAATTGACGGGCTTTTCAAAGAATCCATTTCCATATTTTAAAAAGGCGAGAATGTGTGTTTTGTCTTCACGTATCGAAGGCTTTCCCAATGTACTATTACAAATGATGACCTTGAACACCAATATTGTTTCTACTCTAAGTGCTGGGGGAATCGAAGAAATTCAGGGTATATATACCTGTGAAACTGAAAATGTAACCGCATTGGCTAACGCTATGGCGAAATGCCTTGATTCCAATAACTCAGATAATCGAATACAATTTGATGAGTTTTTAGAAAAACGTACCATACACAGCTTTATGAATGCTATTCTAAAAGAAATAGAATAA
- a CDS encoding sugar transferase: MYHNFFKRLFDFFFALIGLVVLSPLILLCILILMPATQGNPFFLQRRPGKEGKIFTILKFKTMNDSRDDHGHLLPDTERITKIGGLMRKASLDELLQLVNVLKGDMSIVGPRPLLIEYLPLYNNIQAQRHDVRPGITGWAQVHGRNTISWQQKFEYDVWYIHNISLKTDLIIILKTIKKVLGSEGISASPDITMEKFRGTDP; the protein is encoded by the coding sequence ATGTACCACAATTTTTTCAAAAGATTATTTGACTTTTTTTTTGCACTTATAGGCTTAGTTGTATTAAGTCCCTTAATTTTATTGTGTATACTAATCCTTATGCCCGCCACCCAAGGCAACCCGTTTTTTCTACAAAGGAGACCCGGTAAGGAGGGTAAAATTTTCACCATACTCAAGTTTAAGACCATGAACGATAGTAGGGACGATCATGGGCATCTATTGCCAGATACGGAAAGAATTACAAAAATTGGGGGGCTGATGCGAAAAGCCTCTTTAGATGAACTCCTGCAATTGGTAAATGTTCTCAAGGGCGATATGTCCATCGTTGGACCTAGGCCTTTATTAATAGAATACCTACCTCTTTACAACAACATACAGGCACAGCGCCATGATGTTCGGCCCGGAATTACAGGATGGGCACAAGTACATGGCAGGAATACGATAAGTTGGCAACAAAAATTTGAATATGATGTTTGGTATATCCATAATATAAGTCTTAAAACAGATTTAATAATCATTTTGAAAACAATAAAAAAAGTGTTGGGGAGCGAAGGTATATCGGCTAGCCCAGATATAACTATGGAAAAATTTAGAGGAACAGACCCCTAA
- a CDS encoding polysaccharide deacetylase family protein, with protein sequence MNSGGQFVISLDFELFWGVRDKRKIGDYSSALEKVHALVPEMLAMFREYEVNTTFATVGLLFAQDKKELIKYSPALKPNYKDSNLSPYTDGFGIVKDNAVDDPYHFALPLIEMIKDKYPEHEIGTHTFSHYYCQEEGQTLETFKADLVSAIEIAKAKGIELYSLVFPRNQYNPEYLQVCKELGILTYRGNEEAWYFAPDSKEGTTLKKKIYRTLDCYINISGHNTYKLSDLISEKPYNIPSSRFFRPYMAKGGMILEELKLRRIKNSMTYAAKNNLLYHLWWHPHNFGQNTYRNMETLKSVLEHYRKLKLQHGFESFTMKDCALSLNTMEMK encoded by the coding sequence ATGAATTCTGGAGGACAGTTTGTGATATCGTTGGATTTTGAACTTTTTTGGGGTGTTCGTGATAAACGAAAGATTGGGGACTATTCGTCCGCATTGGAAAAAGTCCATGCTTTGGTCCCAGAGATGTTGGCCATGTTCAGGGAATATGAGGTCAATACAACTTTTGCCACCGTGGGATTGTTGTTTGCCCAGGACAAAAAGGAACTTATTAAGTATAGTCCAGCTTTAAAGCCGAATTACAAGGATTCCAATCTGTCTCCGTATACGGATGGTTTTGGAATTGTAAAGGACAATGCGGTAGATGATCCTTATCATTTTGCCCTGCCTTTGATAGAGATGATAAAAGATAAGTACCCGGAACATGAAATTGGCACCCATACCTTTTCCCATTATTATTGCCAGGAAGAGGGACAGACTTTGGAAACGTTTAAAGCTGATTTAGTGTCTGCAATTGAAATAGCAAAAGCCAAGGGAATAGAATTATATAGTTTGGTCTTTCCAAGAAATCAATATAATCCTGAATACTTACAGGTGTGTAAGGAATTGGGGATTTTGACTTATAGGGGTAATGAGGAGGCCTGGTATTTTGCCCCGGATAGCAAAGAAGGTACCACCCTAAAGAAAAAAATATATAGGACCTTGGATTGTTACATTAACATTTCTGGTCATAATACTTATAAATTGTCAGATTTAATTTCAGAGAAGCCTTATAACATTCCATCCAGCCGTTTTTTTAGACCCTATATGGCAAAAGGGGGGATGATATTGGAAGAATTGAAATTGAGGCGGATAAAAAATAGTATGACCTATGCCGCAAAGAATAATTTGTTATACCATTTGTGGTGGCATCCCCATAATTTTGGGCAAAATACATATCGAAATATGGAAACTTTAAAATCTGTTTTGGAGCATTACAGGAAATTAAAACTTCAGCATGGCTTTGAGAGTTTTACCATGAAGGATTGTGCCCTGTCGCTAAACACAATGGAAATGAAGTAG
- a CDS encoding aminotransferase class I/II-fold pyridoxal phosphate-dependent enzyme, translating into MISPKKIYLSPPHMCGSEQNYIAQAFNNNWIAPIGNNIDLFENSLGKFIKEGVYVTALNSGTAAIHLALIILGISKGDEVICQTLTFAASANPIRYLGATPIFVDSESDTWNISPVLMERAINHRIKLGKKPKAIIAVHLYGMPYKVNEIRKIADKYGIPIIEDSAEALGSTFRGVQCCSFGDLGIVSFNGNKIITTSAGGALVTKNLDIKKKAIYLATQARDNAPYYQHSEIGYNYRMSNILAGIGRGQMEVLNKRIEARRNIYDNYKNKLERFPNIDFLNEPKGHFSNRWLSCILTASYELREEIRLSLEANNIESRPLWKPLHLQPVFIKFPSYIDGTSEDIFNRGLCLPSGSNLEEADQERVISVISSIISRRALKLA; encoded by the coding sequence TTGATCTCCCCTAAAAAGATATATCTTTCCCCCCCACATATGTGTGGTTCTGAGCAAAATTATATCGCTCAGGCATTCAACAATAATTGGATTGCCCCCATAGGAAACAATATTGACCTTTTTGAAAACTCCTTGGGGAAATTTATAAAGGAAGGGGTTTACGTCACTGCCCTAAATTCTGGAACAGCGGCTATTCATTTGGCCCTCATAATACTAGGCATTTCCAAAGGTGATGAAGTTATATGCCAAACCTTAACTTTTGCCGCCTCTGCGAATCCCATTAGATACCTTGGTGCCACTCCCATATTTGTAGATAGTGAATCGGACACATGGAATATATCCCCAGTTTTAATGGAGCGCGCCATTAACCATAGAATAAAACTGGGTAAGAAACCTAAGGCCATAATTGCAGTACACCTGTATGGAATGCCATATAAGGTCAACGAAATTAGAAAAATTGCCGATAAATATGGAATTCCAATTATAGAGGATAGCGCAGAAGCGTTGGGAAGTACCTTTAGGGGTGTTCAATGCTGCAGCTTTGGAGACTTGGGCATTGTATCCTTTAACGGCAATAAGATTATTACTACTTCGGCCGGAGGGGCCTTGGTTACCAAAAATCTGGACATAAAGAAAAAAGCAATCTATTTGGCAACCCAAGCACGTGACAATGCCCCATATTACCAGCATTCGGAAATTGGATATAATTATAGAATGAGTAATATTCTTGCTGGTATTGGCAGGGGGCAAATGGAAGTTTTGAACAAAAGAATTGAAGCTAGGCGGAATATATATGATAATTACAAGAATAAATTGGAGAGATTTCCAAATATCGATTTCTTAAATGAACCAAAGGGTCATTTTTCCAATAGATGGCTAAGTTGCATTTTAACCGCATCCTATGAGCTTAGAGAGGAAATCCGTCTTTCCCTGGAAGCCAATAACATAGAATCCAGACCATTATGGAAACCACTGCACCTGCAACCCGTATTCATTAAATTTCCAAGTTATATAGATGGAACTTCAGAAGATATCTTTAATCGGGGATTATGCTTGCCGAGCGGCTCAAATCTTGAAGAGGCTGATCAAGAGCGAGTTATTTCTGTCATTTCGAGTATAATTTCCCGTAGAGCACTTAAATTAGCATAG
- a CDS encoding glycosyltransferase family 4 protein, translating into MIKSFMANGYKVFAGAPNFQDNTSQALSDLGVVTIEFPLQRTGLNPWKDLLSVLKIRNIIIKNEIDLLFPYTIKPVIYGSLAGRFTGTPVISLITGLGFTFSKSSIKARVLQKVTEVLYKLALSKNKAIIFQNSDDVALFREKGILNKNQNTHIVDGSGIHLERYPFRENNKVSDKIIFVFVARLIREKGADLFMDAAQKLKTEFPKAEFHIIGNIDNSPSSISPNRLSELNERKIITYHGFKKNVENYLTNSDVFVLPTYYREGIPRSILEALSIGMPIITTNTPGCKETVLRNENGILVEPKQLNELILGIRFFLENPAAIGPMGNRSRKLAEKRFNVDIINDMILKIINNNL; encoded by the coding sequence ATGATAAAATCATTTATGGCCAACGGTTATAAAGTATTTGCCGGCGCCCCCAATTTTCAAGACAATACGTCCCAAGCTTTGTCCGATCTAGGAGTAGTCACCATTGAGTTCCCACTGCAAAGAACCGGATTGAATCCTTGGAAAGACCTACTGTCGGTTCTCAAAATAAGAAATATCATCATAAAAAATGAAATTGACCTATTATTTCCATACACCATAAAACCAGTGATTTATGGCTCATTAGCAGGCCGATTTACAGGCACACCCGTAATTTCCCTGATAACGGGCTTAGGTTTCACCTTCAGCAAAAGTTCAATTAAAGCACGGGTATTGCAAAAAGTCACAGAGGTTCTTTATAAATTAGCACTTTCCAAGAACAAAGCTATAATATTTCAAAATTCAGATGATGTAGCCCTATTTAGGGAAAAAGGCATATTGAACAAAAACCAAAATACACATATTGTTGATGGCTCGGGAATACACTTGGAAAGATATCCCTTCAGGGAAAACAACAAGGTTTCCGATAAAATAATTTTTGTATTTGTTGCTAGGTTGATTCGCGAAAAAGGTGCAGACTTATTTATGGATGCGGCACAAAAACTGAAGACTGAATTTCCAAAAGCTGAATTTCATATTATTGGCAACATTGATAACTCACCATCATCCATCAGCCCCAATAGATTATCGGAACTTAATGAAAGAAAAATTATAACTTATCACGGTTTTAAAAAGAATGTTGAGAATTATTTAACCAACTCCGATGTTTTTGTGCTACCAACGTACTATAGGGAAGGAATTCCAAGATCTATATTGGAGGCCCTTTCCATTGGTATGCCCATCATCACCACCAATACACCAGGTTGTAAGGAAACAGTATTAAGAAATGAAAATGGAATACTTGTAGAACCCAAACAATTGAATGAATTGATTTTGGGCATTCGTTTTTTTTTAGAAAATCCGGCGGCCATAGGCCCTATGGGAAACAGAAGTAGGAAATTGGCAGAAAAAAGATTTAATGTGGATATTATAAATGATATGATTCTTAAAATCATAAATAATAATCTTTGA
- a CDS encoding O-antigen ligase family protein — protein MKKIGLLFFLVPFVLSALNIQSLVGKFISESLSQYLAFLNYGLVLAGTILCLNNKNREKFPSIVKTWFFFYLAYYGLGLLANVVHNNEISLLRTTVPLVYAIGFAFFFSTYENRKIFEKVAVVTFFVSVILLIYLSAINFSYDDNSTLNYELDRAGGVYGDSNNAAIVCILAFVFIQHHIIAKNLITKIFKIAAIGITLYGIILCFSKTGFLVFFVVCALMFHRFFNPSRILLLIFALPLSLYFALQSALNSTHLSLVQKSRVQDIVNILTLNTNKVSYSGRDVLFQNMLNYINANPILGNGVYFYKDISSHNTLFGVWADAGIFCFLLFLFLLFQYFKKSMIAPVTIKFYCLSILTVLFVFMITLQTIISEAYLMVIFMYLAYTVEYFPKYDAEINAGVIA, from the coding sequence ATGAAAAAAATAGGTCTTTTATTTTTTTTGGTACCATTTGTCTTAAGTGCACTTAATATTCAAAGTTTAGTTGGGAAATTCATTTCCGAATCCCTATCTCAATATTTAGCATTTCTAAATTATGGTTTAGTTCTAGCCGGAACAATATTATGCTTAAATAACAAAAACAGGGAAAAATTTCCCTCGATAGTAAAAACATGGTTCTTTTTCTATTTGGCATATTATGGTTTGGGATTACTGGCCAATGTAGTACATAACAATGAGATTTCACTCTTAAGGACCACTGTTCCTTTGGTATATGCCATTGGCTTCGCCTTTTTTTTCAGCACTTATGAAAATAGAAAAATATTCGAAAAGGTTGCTGTAGTTACATTTTTCGTTTCAGTTATCCTATTAATATATCTAAGTGCCATTAATTTCTCATATGATGACAATAGCACCCTCAATTATGAACTGGACAGAGCTGGAGGAGTTTATGGAGACTCAAATAATGCAGCCATTGTATGTATATTGGCATTTGTATTCATCCAACACCATATAATTGCTAAAAATTTAATTACTAAAATCTTTAAAATAGCAGCTATTGGAATAACACTTTATGGCATAATCCTTTGTTTTTCCAAAACAGGTTTTTTGGTGTTTTTTGTTGTATGTGCCTTAATGTTCCATCGTTTTTTCAACCCGAGCAGAATCTTATTATTGATATTTGCCCTCCCACTATCTCTTTATTTTGCCCTTCAATCGGCACTGAACAGTACACATTTATCACTAGTGCAAAAATCGAGGGTTCAAGATATCGTGAATATATTAACACTTAATACCAACAAAGTTTCCTATTCTGGAAGGGATGTATTGTTTCAAAATATGCTGAATTACATAAACGCAAACCCAATACTGGGAAATGGAGTTTATTTCTATAAAGACATTTCATCACACAATACACTATTCGGGGTTTGGGCAGATGCCGGTATTTTTTGTTTTCTGCTATTTTTATTTCTTCTTTTCCAATATTTTAAAAAATCAATGATTGCGCCAGTAACCATTAAGTTCTATTGTCTTTCAATTCTAACAGTTTTGTTTGTCTTTATGATTACTTTACAAACCATAATATCGGAGGCTTATCTGATGGTAATATTCATGTATCTGGCCTATACCGTTGAATATTTCCCGAAATACGATGCTGAAATTAATGCTGGAGTTATAGCATAA